DNA sequence from the Oxalobacteraceae sp. CFBP 8761 genome:
TTGAGTTCCAGGTCATTACGCAGCACGTACAGCAGCGGCGTATCGGCATCCTGGTCGACGGCGTGCACCTTGCCGTTTACCTGCAGGCGGTAGGTCGTCATTCTTTGCTCGCTTTGCGCACGGCCTTGTCCAGATCGGGCCACACGGGTTGGTTCGCGCCGTACTTGCGCAGGTAGGCTGCCAGGGCGCCAGTCTGTTCGTCGGTGAGGATCGTTTTAAAGGCCGGCATGAAGCGCGACGGTTCGCCATCGGGCGGGGTGATGCCATCCAGCGTGATGTGAATCAGGTCGCGCGGGTCGGGGTCATACAGCGCGATCGCCTTTTGCAGCGGCAGCGCGGTGCCGGAACTGGCGTCGCGTCCGGCGTCATGGCAACGCGCGCACGCATTGTCGTAGACCGCGTAGCCGAGCGTCATGCGCTGCAGGTCGGGATCGTCCTTCGCGGGCTGAGGCAGAGGGCCGGCCTGCTGCGCCGGTGTCTTGCGCGGCGGCGCCTTGGCTAATTGGCTGTGGGTCCAGGCGGCCAGCGCCGCCACGTCGCGCTCATCGGCTTGCGCCAGGTGTGTCACCACATCCTGCATCGGCCCGGCTGCCATCGCGTGGTCGCGCGCGACGCCGGTGCGCAGATACGCGTGCAGCTGGTCACGGGTCCATGGCAGGGGCGACGGCGAATGTTCGTTCAGCGCCGGCGCGTACCAGTCGTCGGCTTCGCCGCCGCCAAGCTGCTTCTTCAGATCGGGGCCGCCCAGCAGCGTGCGCGGCGTATGGCAGGCCGCGCAGTGCGCGACGGCGTCTGCCAGGTACGCACCACGGTTCCATTCGGCCGATTGGCCGGCGACCGGCTGCCATGGTGCGTCGTCCAGGTACAGCACGTTCCAGAACGCCACCAGTGGGCGGAACCCGAACGGGAACGTCATCCGGTTCTCGCGCGCCGGCGCCACGATCGCGGGGCGCGTCATGAAGTAGGCGTATAAATCCTGGATGTCGCCGTCTGTCATCCGCACGTAGTGGTTGTACGGGAAGGCCGGATACAGCAGGTGGCCATCGCGCGCGACGCCTTCGCGCATCGCGCGTGTAAAAGCCGCTTCGCTCCAGGCGCCGATGCCGGTGCTGGTGTCGGGGGTAATGTTGGTGCTGTGAACCGTGCCGAACGGGGTGTTCATCGGCTTGCCGCCGGCGAAGGGCCGCGACAGATCCGGCGTGTGGCACGAGGCGCACATGCCAAGGCGCGCCAGGTTGGCGCCGCGCCCGATGCGGGTGGTGTCGAAGGATGATTGCGCGGTCTGCGGCGCCAGTGCGGGGCGCCACATGATGGCAAACGCGATGCCGCTGGCGACGATGACGGCTGCGAGCAGCAGCCACCAGCCGGTATGTCGTTTGCGCTGGACTTGAACCATCGGGACTCCGTGTCGGGGAGGCCCATTGTGGATGCAGCAAGGGTGGGCGCTCTGTGCGTTCGCCCACCCAGGGGGTACTTATGCCGTCACGGGGCGCGCCGGCGCTTTGCGGTATGCCCACACCAGCATGGCCAGCGCAGCGACGATCATCGGCAGCGACAATACCTGGCCCGACGTGATCGGCAAGCCGAACACGGTGGTTTCCCAATCCGGCACGCGGAACCATTCGGTGAAGAAGCGCGCGCAGCCATACAGCAGCGTGAACATGGCGCCGACGGCCAGACGCGGACGCGCCTTGCGCGCGAACAGCCACAGGATGATGAAGACCAGCACACCGTCGATCAGCGCCTGGTACAGCGGCGACGGATGGCGCGGGCCGGTCACGCCCGGCCACAGCATGGCCCACGGCAGGCTTGGATCGGCCAGGCGACCCGGCAGTTCGGCGTTGATGAAGTTGCCCATGCGGCCGGCGGCATACCCGAGCGGCACGAGCGGCGCGATGAAGTCGTACACGTCGAGGATGTTGCGGCGGCGCTTGCGGGCCCACAGCGCCATCGCGATCAGCACACCCAAAAAGCCACCATGGAACGACATGCCACCGCGCCAGATCATGAAGATCTCGAGCGGGTGGGCCAGGTAGTACAGCGGCTGGTAGAACAGCACTTCGCCCAGCCGGCCGCCAATGATCACACCGAGCATCCCGTAGAACAGCATGTCGTCCAGGTCATCCTTGGTCCAGCCCTGCACTGCCACGTGCGGCATGCGGATGCGCACGCGGCCCAGCATGATGAACAGGGCAAAGGCGACCACGTACATCAGGCCATACCAGTGGATTTGCACCGGCCCGAGCGCGAGCGCGATCGGGTCCGGCTGCGGATGAATCAGCATAATCAGTCTTTCTTCAATAGGTCCAGGAAGCCCTTGAGGACGGGCGAATCGTTATCGCGCCGCCATGCCAGGCCTGTTTCGGCCAGCGGCGCGGCGTCGCGCAGGGCACGGTATTCTACGCCGGGGCGCATCAGGTTCGACACGGATTGTGGCACAAGTGCCAAGCCCATGCCGCCGGAAACCAGGCTGACGATGGTCTGCATCTGGATTGCCTCCTGCCCGATCGTGGGCAGCACGCCGGCGGCGCGGTAGCAGGCCAGGATCGCATCGTGCAGGCTGGGCGCCACCGTGCGCGGGAAGATCACCAGCGGCAGCGGGGGCAGGTCGCGCAGCCACACTGGCCCCGGTGCGGCCAGCGCCGCCAGTCCGCTGGGCGCGCACAGCACCAGCGGCTCGTCGAGCAGCTTGCGGTAGTCGAGTGCAGGATCGGCCATGCCCGCCGGTGCGCCCGGCTGCAGCGGGATCACGAAGCCGGCATCGATGCGGCCGGACAGCAGGTCGTCGAACTGCACGTCGGACGTCGCCTCGTGCAGCACCAGGCGTACGCCTGGGAACGCAGCGCGGTAGCGGCGCAGTACGTCGGGCAGCATGCCCAGGCCGGCCGTGGAAACAAACGACAGCGCCAGGCGGCCCGCCTCGCCGCTGGCCGCGCGCCGCACCAGTTCGGGCAGTGCGCCGGCTTCGTCGAGGATGCGGCGTGCTTCGGGCAGCAGCGCGCTGCCGGCCGCCGTCAGGCCGACCATGCGGCGATTGCGCAAAAACAGCGGTGCGCCGAGCAGGTCTTCGAGATTGGCGATGCTTTGCGAGAGGGGCGGCTGCGTCATGTGCAGGCGCTGCGCGGCGCGGCCGAAATGCAGCTCTTCGGCCACGGCGACAAAATGGCGGAGCTGGCGCAGTTCGGGGTGCATTGATGACTTGATGATTGGACAGGACTCGGTGAGTTGTCCAATGTATCACAGCACAAGTATCACAGCGCAACCGTGGCAGCGCCGGGGTCTTGTCAGCGGCGCTTTTCCAGCGACTTCTTCACGCGGTCGGTGCGGCGCTGTTCATCGACATCGTGCGCCTTGCGCTTGTCCAGGCCCAGCGCCTTTTCGATGTACTCGAACCAGATGAAGGCGACCACCATCAGGCCGATGATGTACCACCAGGACAGGTCGGCAAAACGCCAGACCTCAAAGCCACGCAACGCGGCAAGCAGGGCGATCAAGAGGATCAGGGGCATGGTGAAAACTCCTTGTAGCCACACATCTTACGGCGTAAATGATGCCCGTGGGAAAATCTGGCAGTTTTCTGTTACACCGTATGAGCAAATGTGGTGATCGCGTTACAGAGTGTATCGCTTGCAGATGCCCCGGAGGATTGCCGGTAAAATTCACTCAGTCACTAATCCGGAGAATTCCATGAAGCGGTCCCTGTTGTTGTGTGTCGTGCTGTCGGCGTTTGCGTCCGGCAGCGCCCTGGCCCAGGCCGACCTGGCCAAGGCCAAGAATTGCATGGCCTGCCACACCTCAGCCACCAAGCTGGTTGGCCCGGCCTACAAGGACGTCGCCGAGAAATACGCGGGCCAGAAGGGCGCCGAAGACAAGCTGGTGCAGAAGGTGCTCAAGGGCGGCTCGGGCACCTGGGGTCCGATCCCGATGCCGGCCAATCCGCAGGTCAGCGAGGCCGAAGCGCGCTCGCTGGTCAAGTGGGTGCTCGCGACCAAATAAGCCAGCCGGCTGCTGCACGACATGAAGCGCGCCTGCGTGAGCAAGGCGCGCTTTTTCATTGGCGGTTGCACAGGCGGCGTGGTGTAAGATCGCCCCTTGTTCGCCTGCCACCCCACTGACCAAAGCATGACCACCATCGATTCCGCCGCACCCTATACGCCCCGCCAGGTCGTCAAGCCCACCATCGGTGTCTACCGCCGCCACCTGCTCGTGTGCACCGGCCCTCGCTGCAATGCCGATGGCGCTGCACAGGCGCTGTTCGACAGCCTGGGCGAGAAGTTCAAGGCCAGCGGCCTGGATGGCGGCCCGCTGCGCGTCAAGCGCAGCCGGGTGAGCTGCTTCGCGGCGTGCAAGGGCGGGCCGATCGTCTGCGTCCAGCCGGACGGCACCTGGTACTACGACGTCACGCCGGACAATATGGACCGCATCATCGACCAGCACCTGTGCAAGGGTGAGCGCGTGGAAGACCTGGTGTTCCACCAGGCGGGCACGGAGGCGTGACGACGATGGCGCACCGCTTCGACGACGCCCAGGTCGACGGCGTCTACCGCGCGATCGCCGAGCGGCGTGACGTGCGCCACTTCATCCCCGGCGCGATCGACGAGGCAGTGTTGCTGCGCCTGCTGACGGCGGCGCACCAGGCGCCCAGCGTCGGCATGATGCAGCCATGGCGCTTCATCCGTATCGCATCAACGCTGCTGCGTGAGCAGATCTGCGCTTTGGTCGAAGCGGAGCGCGTGGCCACCGCCGATGCCCTGGGCGAGCGCGGCACCGAATTCATGCGCCTGAAGGTCGAGGGCTTGCGCGAATGCGGCGAGGTGCTGGTCGTGGCGCTGATGGACGGGCGCGAGCGCCACGTGTTCGGGCGCCGCACGCTGCCGGAGATGGACCTGGCCTCGGTGTCCTGCGCGATCCAGAACATGTGGCTGGCGGCGCGCGCCGAAGGGTTGGGGATGGGATGGGTGTCGCTGTTCGATCCCGTGCAGCTGGCAGCCTTGCTCGGGATACCGGAAGGCGGCAAGCCGGTGGCGATCCTGTGCCTGGGCCATGTCGCCGAGTTTTATCCGAAGCCGATGCTGGAACTCGAAGGCTGGGCCCAGCGGGGTACGCTGGGTGACTTTGTCACGCTCGACCGCTGGTAGCGAGCGCCGGTAGTAAGCCCCGGTAGTGAGCGCCGATGCAGCGTCAGCTCGCAAACATCTTGAGTAATGCCACGGCCGGGGCCGCCGAGCCGATGCGCCGGTTGGCTTGCGCAGCTTCCAATACCTCTACCAGTTCATCGTATTTGTCGGCCTGACGATCATTCAGGTTGATCATGTTCATGCTCCAGCGCGGGAATGTGCGAAACTTGGCTGGTTCGTTATAGAGAACGCGCGAATTCTTGTGGCGGGGATCGAGTTCAATCTTCTGGTACAGCTTGTCGAGCGTTGCTACCGGACCCTCCAGCACCTGGAGGAACCAGCCGCCGTTGTAGAACAAACTTCCGGTCACGTCGAGAGGGGCGTTGTTATTCTTCGCCGTGTCCTGGATTGCTGCCAGGTCGGTAGGGGACATCTTGCGGGTGGCCTGGCTGACGTAGACGAGTTGATTGATCGACATAACAGAATTTCTTTCTTATTGGAAAGAAAGAACGATAGCGCGACATACAGCGGTTGTCGATGCAATGTTGCCGATTGGAAAATTGGAGCGGGTCAAAGATGCGCGCTGCATCCGTCGGTGCGACGCCCGCTATCGCACCCATCAACATTGCCAATCCACGAGTACACGAAGTTTTTCTATAATTTTGTCAAATCTTACCGATCAGACAGGAGAAACAAATGAGTGTGGACAATATCCCGGCCAAGTGCCCGTTCAGCGGCGCAGCCGGCACCGGCACCACCAATCGTGACTGGTGGCCAAAGGCGCTGCGTCTCGATCTGTTGGCACAGCATTCGGCCAAGTCCGACCCGATGGGGAGCGACTTCGATTACCGCGCTGCCTTCAACAGCCTCGACCTCGAGGCAGTCAAGGCCGATCTGGCCAAGGTGATGACGGATTCCCAGGACTGGTGGCCGGCCGACTTCGGTCACTACGGCGGCCTGTTCGTGCGCATGGCATGGCACAGCGCCGGCACCTACCGCATCGGCGACGGCCGTGGCGGCGCTGGTCGCGGCCAGCAACGCTTCGCGCCGCTGAACAGCTGGCCCGACAACGTCAGCCTCGACAAGGCACGCCGGCTGATCTGGCCGGTCAAGCAGAAGTACGGCGAAAAGATTTCGTGGGCCGACCTGATCATCCTGACCGGTAACGTCGCCCTCGAAACAATGGGCTTCAAGACCTTCGGCTTTGCCGGCGGTCGCCAGGACGTGTGGGAACCCGACCTCGACGTGTACTGGGGCCGTGAAAACAAATGGCTGGGCAGCGACGAGCGCTACACGGTAGGTTCGCCCGGCGTCGAAGGCCGCGGCGTCATCGACAAGGACGACGACAGCGAGATTACCCATTCGCGCGACCTCGAAAACCCGCTGGCGGCAGTGCAGATGGGCCTGATCTACGTGAACCCGGAAGGCCCGGACGGCAAGCCCGACCCGGTCGCATCGGCGCGCGATATCCGCGACACGTTCGGCCGCATGGCCATGAACGACGAAGAAACCGTGGCGCTGATCGCCGGCGGCCACACCTTCGGCAAGACGCACGGCGCGGGTCCGTCCGAGCACGTCAAGGAAGAGCCGGAAGCAGCCGGCCTGCACGCCCAGGGCTTCGGCTGGCAGAACAGCTTCGGCAGCGGCAAGGGCCCGGACACGATCACCAGCGGCCTGGAAGTCACCTGGACCAGCACGCCAACGCAGTGGGGCCACGACTACTTCACGTACCTGTTCGGCCACGAGTGGGAACTGACGAAAAGCCCGGCCGGCGGCCACCAGTGGGTCGCCAAGGACGCCGATGCCACCGTCCCGGATGCGTATGACGCCGCCAAGCGTCATCGTCCGACGATGCTGACGTCCGACCTGGCACTGCGCATGGACCCGGCCTACGAGGCGATTTCGCGCCGCTTCCTGGAAAACCCGGACCAGTTCGCGGACGCCTTCGCCCGTGCCTGGTTCAAGCTGACCCACCGCGACATGGGTCCGCGCGCCCGCTACCTCGGCCCGGAAGTTCCGGCTGAAGTGCTGATCTGGCAGGATCCGGTGCCGGCCGCCCAAGGCGCGGCGATTGACGACGCCGATGCGAAAGCACTGAAAGACAAGGTGCTGGCCTCCGGCCTGGGCATCGGCGAGCTGGTGTCGACGGCGTGGGCCTCGGCCGCAAGCTTCCGCGGTTCGGACAAGCGCGGCGGCGCCAACGGTGCCCGCATCCGCCTGGTCCCGCAAAAGGACTGGGCCGCCAACGAGCCGGAACAGCTGGGTCGTGTGCTGGCGCAGCTCGAAAGCATCCAGGGCGAGTTCAACGGGGCGCAGACGGGCGGCAAGCAGGTGTCGCTGGCTGACCTGATCGTCCTGGCTGGCAATGCAGGCGTCGAGGCAGCAGCCAAGGCGGCGGGCCACGACATCACCGTGCCGTTCACACCGGGTCGCACCGATGCGTCGCAGGAGCAGACCGATGTGGAATCGTTCCATGCCATGGAACCGGTCGCAGATGCCTTCCGCAACTTCGAGAAAGCCCTGTACAGCATACCGGCTGAATCGCTGATGATCGACCGCGCCCAGTTGCTGACGCTGACGGCGCCGGAAATGGCCGTGCTGGTGGGTGGCCTGCGTGTACTGGGCGCCAACACGGGCGGCAGCGCCGATGGCGTGCTGACGCAGCAGAAGGGTGCGTTGACGAACGACTTCTTCGTCAACCTGCTCGACATGGCCACCGAATGGCGGCCTGCCACGCGGCCGGGCCAGGGTGTCGAACGCTTCGAAGGCCGCGATCGCAAGACCGGCGAGAAGAAGTGGACTGCGTCGCGCGTCGACCTGGTGTTCGGCTCGAATGCGCAGCTGCGTTCGATCGCCGAGGTGTATGCCAGCGCCGACGCCGGCCAGAAGTTCGCGAAGGACTTCGTTGCGGCCTGGACCAAGGTGATGGAGCTGGATCGCTTCGACGTGAAGTAATATTGGACTGACGTCCTACCCGGCGCCTGCGGGCGCCGGGTTGTCGTTCAGCGAATCACATCCATCCGCGTACGCTTGCCGCCCTGGTAGGTGTACAGCGTCAGCGCGCCATTCAGAATGTCCCCCGACGGGTCGAACTGGATCGTGCCGGTCACGCCCTCGTACCTGATCTTCTTCAGCTCCGGCAGATACTTTGCCGGCTCCGCCGATTTTGCGTTCTGCATGGCGGTCGCCATCACCATCACCGAGTCGTACACATACGGCGCGTACAACTGCACTTCCTGGCCCGTCTTCTGCTTGAAGCGCGCGCGGAACTCGGCCATCTTCTGCTCTTGCACGCCTTTCACGCCACCGGCTTCGGCGCACACCACCTTGCCATCGCCCACCGCGTCGCCTGCCAGGCGGCCCAGCGCTTCGGTGCACATGCCGTCGCCGCCCATGAAGCGGGCCGTGATGCCCAGCGCCTTCATCTGCTTGAGCATCGGGCCGGCCACCGCATCCATGCCCCCAAAGAAAATCAGGTCGGGCTTCTTGGCGCGAATCGCCGTCAGGATGGCGGTGAAATCGGTCGCGGTAGCGCTGGTGAACTGCTTGTCGACGATGCGCACGCCGGGCCCCCGGGCCGCTTTCGCAAATTCGGCAGCCACGCCCTGGCCGTAGGTGGTGCGGTCGTCGATGATGGCAATGTTCTTGACCTTGAGCGTCTCGACCGCATACTTGCCCAGCGTGCCGCCAAGCTTGGCGTCGTTGGCCACCACGCGAAACACGCCGGGGAATTTCTGCTTGGTGAACTGGGTCGCGGTGGTGGCCGGCGAGACCTGTACCAGGCCGGCATTGTGATAGATGCGCGAGGCCGGCACGCTGGTGCCCGAGTTCAGGTGACCGACAATGCCATTGACCTTGGCATCGACCAGTTTCTGGGCCACTGCCGTACCCTGTTTCGGGTCGCTCGCGTCGTCTTCGGCCAGCAGTTGCAGCTTGACCTTCTGGCCGTTGATGGTGAAACCCTTGGCGTTGAGTTCATCGATCGCCGTGCGCGCGGCGTTCTCGTTGTCCTTGCCGAGGTGTGAATTGGGCCCGGACACCGGGCCCACGTGCCCGATTTTGACGACCTGCTGGGCGCTGGCGCCGCCGGCAAAGGCGATGGCGATGGCGAACGGGATAAGCCTGGTGCAAAACCGCATGGAGAGTCTCCGCAAGATGGTGATGGTCACGACGCCGCAAACGCGGCGCAAGGCCCGTTACAGGACGACGTTACAGCAAATCCCAGGCGGCGCAAAGTGATCGAGAAGTGATTTACAACGGCGCGGGGCGGCGAGCACCGGAGCAGTGCGGCGCTGCGAAATGGCGGTGCGCGCATGGTGCAAACGTGACAATGCCCCGCGCTGTGGCGGGGCATCGGCTGGCAAAGCAGTCAGCGTGACCTGGGCAGATCAGCGCGTGATGCGGCGCTTGGCGACATCGGCCAGCACCTTCGACAGCCCCTGCGCATCGGCCTCGCCCGTCGCCGCGATATAGCCGCGCACATAGGCCGCCTGCTTGGCGACCTGGCTGCTGCCACCCTTGAGTTCTTCGAGCAGCTGGTCAGCCACGGCCAGGTCGTTCAGCGCGCCCAGGCGGTCCTGCAGCTTTTCGAGATGGCCCAAGTAGCGCTTGACGCGCTGCGCCGGCAGCAGATCGCGGAAGAATTCGGCCGCATAGCGCGCCTTCTTGGCCGCGATGCGCACGCGGTGACGACCCGGTGCATCGGCTTCTTCCAGCCCGTCGATGCGTTTGGCCAGCCGCTTCTCGGCCGTGCGCAGCAGGGGCAGGGCGCTTTTCGCGGCGCGTTCGAGCAGCGGCGACTCCTTCGGCAGGCCACCTTCGGGCTGCCAGCGGCGCTCGCCCAGCCAGTCCTTCAGTTGCGCCATCAATTCGGTATAGCGCGCATCGCGCAGCACGTGCAGGATCTGCGCGTGGTGGCCCGTGGCGCGGTCGTGCGCGGCCTGGCGCAGTGCGTGCGCATCGATGCCCGGCACACGCTTGATGGTGGAATCGGCCAGCACGTCCCAGTCGCGCGCGGGACCGAGTTCGCCGGACAGCCACTCGATGCTTGCATGCAGCGGCACCGGTGGCGGCGCCAGTTCCTCGAACATCGCCAGCAACGCGCGCAGGCGGCGCAGGCCAACGCGCATCTGGTGCAGGCTCTCGACGTGCTGTTTCAGCACGCCCGGCACGTTTGCTTCGATCTGCGCCACGCAGTTGAGGCCAATGGCCTGGAACGCGTCTTCGAGCGTCATGCGCCCGCGCAGGTGGACCGGCTCGGCCTTGACGGCGCCGATCGGCGCTTCTTTGACGTCGGGTGCTGGCTCGGTTGGCAGCGGCTGGTCCGTTTGCGGTTCGTCGGCTGCCTCGGCCACATCGGTGTCCTCCGTGATGGTGACTGCCTCCGTCAGGTCGGGTGTCGCGACCGCCGCGATCCCGGGCGTCAGGTGCTTCGTTTTGTGGTGCTTGCTCATGCTGGTGCCTCTCGTGGACAGTGGATGATTCCATCATACGCCTGAGCACTCATCCGTTCACGTCTCCATGACAGGCACGTGACATTGCGCACGGCAAGACGGGCCAGCTTACTTGCCGATCCGGTAAATCACGTCCACGCCCTGCACGAATTTCTGCACGCCCACCAGCAGCGGATCGCGTGGCGACGACAGCGATGGGTAGCGGGGCGCATCGCTGGCCAGTCCCATCGCGTTGGACAGGTTCTTCAGTGGTGCCAGCGCCACGCCACCCGCCGGACCCAATTTGGCGCCAATGCCGCGGGCGATGTTCTGCGCTTTCACGCGTGCCGCCCCCAGCGCCTGGCTGACCAGTTCCGCCTCGATCCTGTCGGCGTCGCTGCGGCTGAAGGCCACGGCCAGCGCTTCGACATTGGGCAAACCCAGCAGGCTCTGGATCAGCGCCGTCCACCCGTTCAGGTCGCGCACTGTCGCGTGCACGGCGGCGCGGGTTTCGATCGCCGTCACCCGCTCGCCCTCCTTGAGCGGGCGTCGCAGCACGTCCTGCACCGAGATGTCCTCGACCTTCACACCCTGTTCGGCCAGTAGCGCGCGGCTCGCTGTCAGGCGCTCGTGGACCAGCTTCCATGCGGCGTCCAGGTCGGCGTCGGTGGTAACGATCTCGAAGTCGATCTCGCCGGTATCCGGCATCACGTGCAGGTCGGCAGCGGCCGTCACGTGGATGAAGGGGTAGGCGGGCAGATCGGCGGCGCGGGCAGCCGCAGCGTGCAGCATGGCGGCGACAGCCAATGCGGTAGCAAACATCTTGAGCATGATGGTCCTTGTCGTAGCGGGAACATTCCCGTGGCAAGGCCAGCGTAAAGCTTCTAGACCTTGATGTCTATATAAAGTAGATCTCAAGGTCTAGATTATGTGACGTGCATGACGACAGTTGGCCGCCGGTGCGCGTCTACTCGATCTCGAACGCCAGGTCGCGGCTGTTCTGCGCCACCTGGCCCGCATAGTCGGCGGCGTGGATGCGCAGCAGGTACTCGCCGGGTGCCAGGTCGGCGATGCGCCAGCTGCCCGTCTCGATCCTGCCATCGCGCAGGCGGTTGTTGAGGGCGTAGTCGAACTGGGTCGATGCGCTGCCGTAGACCGTGATGCCACTGGTCGGTGCATAGACCGCTTTCACGGCGTCAGGATTGCGCGGCAGGCGGTCGTAGACCTGCGTGATGACCGGCTGCTCGAAGCCGGGCAGCGGCGTGCCGTCGGCGCGCAGCACCTGGTAGCCCAGCTTGTACAGGCCCAGCTTGCGGCGCGCCAGGTTGCCATCCACCTGGTCGTAGGCATTCACGACGATCTGCAGCTCGCCCAGCGTACGGTCGAGGCGCAGGGGCTGACCCTTTTTCGCCATGATGCGCTTGCCGGCCGTGTCGTACAGCGCGATGCGCGAGATTGTCGGCGTCACCGTGTCGACAAAGCCGGTGAACGGCAGCGTGAGCGCATTGACGAGCGTG
Encoded proteins:
- a CDS encoding cytochrome c; amino-acid sequence: MVQVQRKRHTGWWLLLAAVIVASGIAFAIMWRPALAPQTAQSSFDTTRIGRGANLARLGMCASCHTPDLSRPFAGGKPMNTPFGTVHSTNITPDTSTGIGAWSEAAFTRAMREGVARDGHLLYPAFPYNHYVRMTDGDIQDLYAYFMTRPAIVAPARENRMTFPFGFRPLVAFWNVLYLDDAPWQPVAGQSAEWNRGAYLADAVAHCAACHTPRTLLGGPDLKKQLGGGEADDWYAPALNEHSPSPLPWTRDQLHAYLRTGVARDHAMAAGPMQDVVTHLAQADERDVAALAAWTHSQLAKAPPRKTPAQQAGPLPQPAKDDPDLQRMTLGYAVYDNACARCHDAGRDASSGTALPLQKAIALYDPDPRDLIHITLDGITPPDGEPSRFMPAFKTILTDEQTGALAAYLRKYGANQPVWPDLDKAVRKASKE
- a CDS encoding prolipoprotein diacylglyceryl transferase; the protein is MLIHPQPDPIALALGPVQIHWYGLMYVVAFALFIMLGRVRIRMPHVAVQGWTKDDLDDMLFYGMLGVIIGGRLGEVLFYQPLYYLAHPLEIFMIWRGGMSFHGGFLGVLIAMALWARKRRRNILDVYDFIAPLVPLGYAAGRMGNFINAELPGRLADPSLPWAMLWPGVTGPRHPSPLYQALIDGVLVFIILWLFARKARPRLAVGAMFTLLYGCARFFTEWFRVPDWETTVFGLPITSGQVLSLPMIVAALAMLVWAYRKAPARPVTA
- a CDS encoding LysR family transcriptional regulator, which codes for MHPELRQLRHFVAVAEELHFGRAAQRLHMTQPPLSQSIANLEDLLGAPLFLRNRRMVGLTAAGSALLPEARRILDEAGALPELVRRAASGEAGRLALSFVSTAGLGMLPDVLRRYRAAFPGVRLVLHEATSDVQFDDLLSGRIDAGFVIPLQPGAPAGMADPALDYRKLLDEPLVLCAPSGLAALAAPGPVWLRDLPPLPLVIFPRTVAPSLHDAILACYRAAGVLPTIGQEAIQMQTIVSLVSGGMGLALVPQSVSNLMRPGVEYRALRDAAPLAETGLAWRRDNDSPVLKGFLDLLKKD
- a CDS encoding TIGR04438 family Trp-rich protein: MPLILLIALLAALRGFEVWRFADLSWWYIIGLMVVAFIWFEYIEKALGLDKRKAHDVDEQRRTDRVKKSLEKRR
- a CDS encoding c-type cytochrome encodes the protein MKRSLLLCVVLSAFASGSALAQADLAKAKNCMACHTSATKLVGPAYKDVAEKYAGQKGAEDKLVQKVLKGGSGTWGPIPMPANPQVSEAEARSLVKWVLATK
- a CDS encoding (2Fe-2S) ferredoxin domain-containing protein, yielding MTTIDSAAPYTPRQVVKPTIGVYRRHLLVCTGPRCNADGAAQALFDSLGEKFKASGLDGGPLRVKRSRVSCFAACKGGPIVCVQPDGTWYYDVTPDNMDRIIDQHLCKGERVEDLVFHQAGTEA
- the bluB gene encoding 5,6-dimethylbenzimidazole synthase — its product is MAHRFDDAQVDGVYRAIAERRDVRHFIPGAIDEAVLLRLLTAAHQAPSVGMMQPWRFIRIASTLLREQICALVEAERVATADALGERGTEFMRLKVEGLRECGEVLVVALMDGRERHVFGRRTLPEMDLASVSCAIQNMWLAARAEGLGMGWVSLFDPVQLAALLGIPEGGKPVAILCLGHVAEFYPKPMLELEGWAQRGTLGDFVTLDRW
- a CDS encoding BLUF domain-containing protein, which produces MSINQLVYVSQATRKMSPTDLAAIQDTAKNNNAPLDVTGSLFYNGGWFLQVLEGPVATLDKLYQKIELDPRHKNSRVLYNEPAKFRTFPRWSMNMINLNDRQADKYDELVEVLEAAQANRRIGSAAPAVALLKMFAS
- the katG gene encoding catalase/peroxidase HPI; protein product: MSVDNIPAKCPFSGAAGTGTTNRDWWPKALRLDLLAQHSAKSDPMGSDFDYRAAFNSLDLEAVKADLAKVMTDSQDWWPADFGHYGGLFVRMAWHSAGTYRIGDGRGGAGRGQQRFAPLNSWPDNVSLDKARRLIWPVKQKYGEKISWADLIILTGNVALETMGFKTFGFAGGRQDVWEPDLDVYWGRENKWLGSDERYTVGSPGVEGRGVIDKDDDSEITHSRDLENPLAAVQMGLIYVNPEGPDGKPDPVASARDIRDTFGRMAMNDEETVALIAGGHTFGKTHGAGPSEHVKEEPEAAGLHAQGFGWQNSFGSGKGPDTITSGLEVTWTSTPTQWGHDYFTYLFGHEWELTKSPAGGHQWVAKDADATVPDAYDAAKRHRPTMLTSDLALRMDPAYEAISRRFLENPDQFADAFARAWFKLTHRDMGPRARYLGPEVPAEVLIWQDPVPAAQGAAIDDADAKALKDKVLASGLGIGELVSTAWASAASFRGSDKRGGANGARIRLVPQKDWAANEPEQLGRVLAQLESIQGEFNGAQTGGKQVSLADLIVLAGNAGVEAAAKAAGHDITVPFTPGRTDASQEQTDVESFHAMEPVADAFRNFEKALYSIPAESLMIDRAQLLTLTAPEMAVLVGGLRVLGANTGGSADGVLTQQKGALTNDFFVNLLDMATEWRPATRPGQGVERFEGRDRKTGEKKWTASRVDLVFGSNAQLRSIAEVYASADAGQKFAKDFVAAWTKVMELDRFDVK
- a CDS encoding branched-chain amino acid ABC transporter substrate-binding protein, with translation MRFCTRLIPFAIAIAFAGGASAQQVVKIGHVGPVSGPNSHLGKDNENAARTAIDELNAKGFTINGQKVKLQLLAEDDASDPKQGTAVAQKLVDAKVNGIVGHLNSGTSVPASRIYHNAGLVQVSPATTATQFTKQKFPGVFRVVANDAKLGGTLGKYAVETLKVKNIAIIDDRTTYGQGVAAEFAKAARGPGVRIVDKQFTSATATDFTAILTAIRAKKPDLIFFGGMDAVAGPMLKQMKALGITARFMGGDGMCTEALGRLAGDAVGDGKVVCAEAGGVKGVQEQKMAEFRARFKQKTGQEVQLYAPYVYDSVMVMATAMQNAKSAEPAKYLPELKKIRYEGVTGTIQFDPSGDILNGALTLYTYQGGKRTRMDVIR
- a CDS encoding CHAD domain-containing protein, giving the protein MSKHHKTKHLTPGIAAVATPDLTEAVTITEDTDVAEAADEPQTDQPLPTEPAPDVKEAPIGAVKAEPVHLRGRMTLEDAFQAIGLNCVAQIEANVPGVLKQHVESLHQMRVGLRRLRALLAMFEELAPPPVPLHASIEWLSGELGPARDWDVLADSTIKRVPGIDAHALRQAAHDRATGHHAQILHVLRDARYTELMAQLKDWLGERRWQPEGGLPKESPLLERAAKSALPLLRTAEKRLAKRIDGLEEADAPGRHRVRIAAKKARYAAEFFRDLLPAQRVKRYLGHLEKLQDRLGALNDLAVADQLLEELKGGSSQVAKQAAYVRGYIAATGEADAQGLSKVLADVAKRRITR